In the Nerophis ophidion isolate RoL-2023_Sa linkage group LG01, RoL_Noph_v1.0, whole genome shotgun sequence genome, one interval contains:
- the si:dkeyp-118a3.2 gene encoding uncharacterized protein si:dkeyp-118a3.2 isoform X1, translating into MVSFLPGDCFPGTMDYFILKGFLMLFLMQHCTSDDLPTSIQSSMAPPEELFTHPQEAERPAAEVVAMVAQPNLEDVHQAVQEASDKVEGGGAAEVLKELLERVVEAALGQVEGKQNEPGEDVQEPDEGDKTDPELSDQVLVGMYDVEQEERGTVEGDKETIADIVDERPAARESTGDGDVDESVDAEVGQKVVEETSKETQTDLAFVMLEGKLQTETTQVGQQVEVGVVEPGPIPGSDQLLRADTEQVETVWATEESLGDQVDEVESEVITLLSDSDHMEATQSAVEDSVVVEENNPVNESNNEHMGKEAVDDIEFAGGETDLKGGEVEEHTVMESEWEPWVNGGDDQHIAVDDTTSRTTNHSQREDSEALLISVSEPEDGAEASIEQDQQKPAANLSLGEAGEESDHGNEILTPTDDVLAHGSNVARPTLGYFVGNHLVIHPQARGEDSDSVDGMKEPQEMGLESWKISAIIAAVFLLLETAIIAIYVLKCRNKDSGLTRQRSCEEASVEPEATTAGDCSDDTLPAANGDSQQMSAPDQCDVATTLAQNPEGPQGPHMINMSNLHISTEDSANTGPGPESLLRTSML; encoded by the exons ATGGTATCTTTTTTGCCAGGAGATTGTTTTCCTGGAACCATGGACTATTTCATTTTAAAAGGATTCCTGATGCTTTTCTTGATGCAGCACTGCACATCTGACG ACTTGCCAACCTCTATCCAATCCTCCATGGCTCCGCCTGAAGAATTATTCACTCACCCCCAAGAAGCAGAACGGCCTGCAGCTGAGGTGGTCGCTATGGTTGCCCAACCAAATCTGGAAGATGTGCATCAAGCTGTACAGGAGGCCTCAGACAAGGTGGAGGGCGGTGGCGCTGCGGAAGTACTGAAGGAACTTCTGGAAAGGGTGGTGGAAGCGGCTCTGGGACAGGTGGAAGGGAAACAAAATGAGCCTGGAGAGGATGTACAAGAGCCTGATGAAGGAGATAAAACTGACCCTGAATTGTCAGACCAGGTGTTGGTCGGGATGTATGATGTTGAGCAAGAGGAAAGGGGAACCGTAGAGGGAGATAAGGAAACCATAGCTGATATCGTAGACGAGAGGCCAGCAGCTAGAGAATCAACTGGAGACGGAGATGTTGATGAATCTGTAGATGCCGAAGTTGGTCAGAAAGTTGTAGAGGAAACCTCCAAAGAAACACAAACAGATTTAGCATTTGTGATGTTAGAAGGCAAATTACAAACCGAAACAACTCAAGTAGGCCAACAAGTGGAAGTTGGAGTTGTCGAACCAGGGCCAATTCCAGGTTCAGACCAGCTTCTGAGGGCTGACACAGAGCAGGTCGAGACTGTATGGGCCACAGAAGAGTCCCTGGGAGATCAGGTGGATGAGGTGGAAAGTGAAGTGATCACCCTACTCTCTGATAGTGATCATATGGAGGCTACACAATCTGCGGTGGAAGACTCAGTCGTGGTGGAAGAGAATAACCCAGTGAACGAGTCAAACAACGAGCACATGGGGAAAGAAGCCGTAGACGATATTGAGTTTGCGGGTGGAGAAACTGACTTAAAGGGAGGGGAAGTTGAAGAACACACGGTCATGGAGTCAGAATGGGAACCCTGGGTGAACGGTGGGGATGACCAACACATTGCAGTCGATGATACCACATCACGGACCACAAATCATAGTCAAAGAGAGGATTCAG AAGCACTGCTGATCTCTGTCTCAGAGCCCGAGGATGGCGCCGAAGCCTCCATAGAGCAAGACCAACAGAAACCGGCTGCCAACCTGAGCCTCGGCGAGGCCGGTGAGGAATCTGACCACGGCAATGAAATCCTCACCCCTACCGACGACGTTCTCGCGCATGGTTCCAATGTGGCTCGACCGACACTGGGCTATTTTGTGGGAAATCATCTGGTGATCCACCCTCAGGCAAGAGGAGAAGACTCAGATTCTGTGGacggaatgaagg AACCCCAGGAGATGGGTCTAGAGTCATGGAAGATCAGTGCCATCATCGCCGCGGTCTTCCTCCTGCTGGAAACCGCCATCATCGCCATCTATGTCCTCAAATGTCGTAACAAAGACAG CGGCCTGACGCGCCAGCGCTCGTGTGAGGAAGCCTCCGTGGAACCGGAGGCCACGACTGCTGGAGACTGCAGTGATGACACGCTTCCTGCGGCCAATGGCGACTCACAACa
- the si:dkeyp-118a3.2 gene encoding uncharacterized protein si:dkeyp-118a3.2 isoform X2, with the protein MVSFLPGDCFPGTMDYFILKGFLMLFLMQHCTSDDLPTSIQSSMAPPEELFTHPQEAERPAAEVVAMVAQPNLEDVHQAVQEASDKVEGGGAAEVLKELLERVVEAALGQVEGKQNEPGEDVQEPDEGDKTDPELSDQVLVGMYDVEQEERGTVEGDKETIADIVDERPAARESTGDGDVDESVDAEVGQKVVEETSKETQTDLAFVMLEGKLQTETTQVGQQVEVGVVEPGPIPGSDQLLRADTEQVETVWATEESLGDQVDEVESEVITLLSDSDHMEATQSAVEDSVVVEENNPVNESNNEHMGKEAVDDIEFAGGETDLKGGEVEEHTVMESEWEPWVNGGDDQHIAVDDTTSRTTNHSQREDSEPEDGAEASIEQDQQKPAANLSLGEAGEESDHGNEILTPTDDVLAHGSNVARPTLGYFVGNHLVIHPQARGEDSDSVDGMKEPQEMGLESWKISAIIAAVFLLLETAIIAIYVLKCRNKDSGLTRQRSCEEASVEPEATTAGDCSDDTLPAANGDSQQMSAPDQCDVATTLAQNPEGPQGPHMINMSNLHISTEDSANTGPGPESLLRTSML; encoded by the exons ATGGTATCTTTTTTGCCAGGAGATTGTTTTCCTGGAACCATGGACTATTTCATTTTAAAAGGATTCCTGATGCTTTTCTTGATGCAGCACTGCACATCTGACG ACTTGCCAACCTCTATCCAATCCTCCATGGCTCCGCCTGAAGAATTATTCACTCACCCCCAAGAAGCAGAACGGCCTGCAGCTGAGGTGGTCGCTATGGTTGCCCAACCAAATCTGGAAGATGTGCATCAAGCTGTACAGGAGGCCTCAGACAAGGTGGAGGGCGGTGGCGCTGCGGAAGTACTGAAGGAACTTCTGGAAAGGGTGGTGGAAGCGGCTCTGGGACAGGTGGAAGGGAAACAAAATGAGCCTGGAGAGGATGTACAAGAGCCTGATGAAGGAGATAAAACTGACCCTGAATTGTCAGACCAGGTGTTGGTCGGGATGTATGATGTTGAGCAAGAGGAAAGGGGAACCGTAGAGGGAGATAAGGAAACCATAGCTGATATCGTAGACGAGAGGCCAGCAGCTAGAGAATCAACTGGAGACGGAGATGTTGATGAATCTGTAGATGCCGAAGTTGGTCAGAAAGTTGTAGAGGAAACCTCCAAAGAAACACAAACAGATTTAGCATTTGTGATGTTAGAAGGCAAATTACAAACCGAAACAACTCAAGTAGGCCAACAAGTGGAAGTTGGAGTTGTCGAACCAGGGCCAATTCCAGGTTCAGACCAGCTTCTGAGGGCTGACACAGAGCAGGTCGAGACTGTATGGGCCACAGAAGAGTCCCTGGGAGATCAGGTGGATGAGGTGGAAAGTGAAGTGATCACCCTACTCTCTGATAGTGATCATATGGAGGCTACACAATCTGCGGTGGAAGACTCAGTCGTGGTGGAAGAGAATAACCCAGTGAACGAGTCAAACAACGAGCACATGGGGAAAGAAGCCGTAGACGATATTGAGTTTGCGGGTGGAGAAACTGACTTAAAGGGAGGGGAAGTTGAAGAACACACGGTCATGGAGTCAGAATGGGAACCCTGGGTGAACGGTGGGGATGACCAACACATTGCAGTCGATGATACCACATCACGGACCACAAATCATAGTCAAAGAGAGGATTCAG AGCCCGAGGATGGCGCCGAAGCCTCCATAGAGCAAGACCAACAGAAACCGGCTGCCAACCTGAGCCTCGGCGAGGCCGGTGAGGAATCTGACCACGGCAATGAAATCCTCACCCCTACCGACGACGTTCTCGCGCATGGTTCCAATGTGGCTCGACCGACACTGGGCTATTTTGTGGGAAATCATCTGGTGATCCACCCTCAGGCAAGAGGAGAAGACTCAGATTCTGTGGacggaatgaagg AACCCCAGGAGATGGGTCTAGAGTCATGGAAGATCAGTGCCATCATCGCCGCGGTCTTCCTCCTGCTGGAAACCGCCATCATCGCCATCTATGTCCTCAAATGTCGTAACAAAGACAG CGGCCTGACGCGCCAGCGCTCGTGTGAGGAAGCCTCCGTGGAACCGGAGGCCACGACTGCTGGAGACTGCAGTGATGACACGCTTCCTGCGGCCAATGGCGACTCACAACa